Below is a genomic region from Prolixibacteraceae bacterium.
GAAAAGAGGATTCGTTGATAGAGGGTTGTGACGACAGGGTTGCTGTATGTAATAATAGCGTGAATTGTAGAATGTAAAAATAATAAACCTTCATCTGAATTGAACTAACTGTTATATTATAACTGAAAGAACAATTGAAAAAGATGAAGGTTTGATTCGAGGTAGTATAAGTGTGATTAATTTGTCTTATACTTAAAATCTACTGTTTGAAGCTCTTTGTTCGCTTTTACTATTTTGTCTTTTAATTGTTCTTTGTATGCGACCATCTGCTCTCCAACTTTGTCATCTCCTGTTGCAATAATTTGTGCTGCAAGGATCCCTGCATTCATTGCACCATTGATGGCTACTGTGGCAACTGGAATGCCAGGAGGCATCTGGGCAATAGCTAGAAGTGCATCCATACCATCTAAACTAGCTTTTATTGGTACGCCAATAACAGGAAGAGTGGTCATTGCAGCAATAACACCAGGAAGGTGTGCCGCCATACCT
It encodes:
- the purE gene encoding 5-(carboxyamino)imidazole ribonucleotide mutase; the protein is MKPRVSIIMGSTSDLPVMEKAAQLLDDFQIPFEIHALSAHRTPEQVEKFATEAKSRGIEVIIAAAGMAAHLPGVIAAMTTLPVIGVPIKASLDGMDALLAIAQMPPGIPVATVAINGAMNAGILAAQIIATGDDKVGEQMVAYKEQLKDKIVKANKELQTVDFKYKTN